One part of the Athene noctua chromosome Z, bAthNoc1.hap1.1, whole genome shotgun sequence genome encodes these proteins:
- the TPM2 gene encoding tropomyosin beta chain isoform X7, with the protein MEAIKKKMQMLKLDKENAIDRAEQAEADKKQAEDRCKQLEEEQQGLQKKLKGTEDEVEKYSESVKEAQEKLEQAEKKATDAEAEVASLNRRIQLVEEELDRAQERLATALQKLEEAEKAADESERGMKVIENRAMKDEEKMELQEMQLKEAKHIAEEADRKYEEVARKLVVLEGELERSEERAEVAESKCGDLEEELKIVTNNLKSLEAQADKYSTKEDKYEEEIKLLGEKLKEAETRAEFAERSVAKLEKTIDDLEDEVYAQKMKYKAISEELDNALNDITSL; encoded by the exons ATGGAAGCCATCAAGAAGAAGATGCAGATGCTGAAACTGGACAAGGAGAACGCCATCGACCGCGCTGAGCAGGCGGAGGCCGACAAGAAACAGGCGGAGGACCGCTGCAAGCAG CTGGAGGAGGAACAGCAGGGCCTACAAAAGAAACTGAAGGGCACAGAGGATGAGGTGGAGAAGTACTCTGAGTCCGTCAAGGAGGCCCAGGAGAagctggagcaggcagagaaGAAAGCTACAGAC GCTGAGGCTGAGGTGGCTTCTCTGAATCGCCGTATCCAGCTGGTGGAGGAGGAGCTGGACCGAGCCCAGGAGCGCCTGGCCACTGCTCTGCAGAAGCTGGAGGAAGCTGAGAAGGCAGCTGATGAAAGCGagag AGGCATGAAGGTCATCGAAAACAGGGCCATGAAAGATGAGGAGAAGATGGAGCTCCAGGAAATGCAGCTGAAAGAGGCAAAACACATTGCTGAGGAGGCCGACCGCAAATACGAGGAG GTCGCCCGCAAACTGGTCGTCCTTGAGGGAGAGCTGGAGCGCtcagaggagagagcagaggtGGCAGAGAG TAAATGTGGTGACCTAGAGGAGGAGCTGAAAATTGTCACCAACAACTTGAAGTCCCTGGAGGCCCAGGCTGACAAG TATTCCACCAAGGAGGACAAGTATGAGGAGGAAATCAAGCTTCTAGGGGAAAAACTGAAGGAG GCTGAGACCCGGGCAGAGTTTGCAGAGAGATCTGTGGCGAAGCTGGAGAAAACCATCGATGATCTAGAAG ACGAAGTGTATGCACAGAAGATGAAGTACAAAGCCATCAGTGAGGAGCTGGACAATGCACTTAACGACATCACCTCCCTCTGA
- the TPM2 gene encoding tropomyosin beta chain isoform X4 — MEAIKKKMQMLKLDKENAIDRAEQAEADKKQAEDRCKQLEEEQQGLQKKLKGTEDEVEKYSESVKEAQEKLEQAEKKATDAEAEVASLNRRIQLVEEELDRAQERLATALQKLEEAEKAADESERGMKVIENRAMKDEEKMELQEMQLKEAKHIAEEADRKYEEVARKLVVLEGELERSEERAEVAESRVKQLEEELRIMDQSLKSLTASEEEYSTKEDKYEEEIKLLGEKLKEAETRAEFAERSVAKLEKTIDDLEESLASAKEENVGIHQVLDQTLLELNNL, encoded by the exons ATGGAAGCCATCAAGAAGAAGATGCAGATGCTGAAACTGGACAAGGAGAACGCCATCGACCGCGCTGAGCAGGCGGAGGCCGACAAGAAACAGGCGGAGGACCGCTGCAAGCAG CTGGAGGAGGAACAGCAGGGCCTACAAAAGAAACTGAAGGGCACAGAGGATGAGGTGGAGAAGTACTCTGAGTCCGTCAAGGAGGCCCAGGAGAagctggagcaggcagagaaGAAAGCTACAGAC GCTGAGGCTGAGGTGGCTTCTCTGAATCGCCGTATCCAGCTGGTGGAGGAGGAGCTGGACCGAGCCCAGGAGCGCCTGGCCACTGCTCTGCAGAAGCTGGAGGAAGCTGAGAAGGCAGCTGATGAAAGCGagag AGGCATGAAGGTCATCGAAAACAGGGCCATGAAAGATGAGGAGAAGATGGAGCTCCAGGAAATGCAGCTGAAAGAGGCAAAACACATTGCTGAGGAGGCCGACCGCAAATACGAGGAG GTCGCCCGCAAACTGGTCGTCCTTGAGGGAGAGCTGGAGCGCtcagaggagagagcagaggtGGCAGAGAG CCGAGTGAAACAGTTGGAAGAAGAGCTGCGGATCATGGACCAGTCTCTCAAATCCCTCACTGCCTCAGAGGAAGAG TATTCCACCAAGGAGGACAAGTATGAGGAGGAAATCAAGCTTCTAGGGGAAAAACTGAAGGAG GCTGAGACCCGGGCAGAGTTTGCAGAGAGATCTGTGGCGAAGCTGGAGAAAACCATCGATGATCTAGAAG AGAGTCTGGCCAGTGCCAAAGAGGAGAACGTGGGCATCCATCAGGTCCTGGACCAGACTTTGTTGGAGCTGAACAACCTCTGA
- the TPM2 gene encoding tropomyosin beta chain isoform X6: MEAIKKKMQMLKLDKENAIDRAEQAEADKKQAEDRCKQLEEEQQGLQKKLKGTEDEVEKYSESVKEAQEKLEQAEKKATDAEAEVASLNRRIQLVEEELDRAQERLATALQKLEEAEKAADESERGMKVIENRAMKDEEKMELQEMQLKEAKHIAEEADRKYEEVARKLVVLEGELERSEERAEVAESKCGDLEEELKIVTNNLKSLEAQADKYSTKEDKYEEEIKLLGEKLKEAETRAEFAERSVAKLEKTIDDLEESLASAKEENVGIHQVLDQTLLELNNL; this comes from the exons ATGGAAGCCATCAAGAAGAAGATGCAGATGCTGAAACTGGACAAGGAGAACGCCATCGACCGCGCTGAGCAGGCGGAGGCCGACAAGAAACAGGCGGAGGACCGCTGCAAGCAG CTGGAGGAGGAACAGCAGGGCCTACAAAAGAAACTGAAGGGCACAGAGGATGAGGTGGAGAAGTACTCTGAGTCCGTCAAGGAGGCCCAGGAGAagctggagcaggcagagaaGAAAGCTACAGAC GCTGAGGCTGAGGTGGCTTCTCTGAATCGCCGTATCCAGCTGGTGGAGGAGGAGCTGGACCGAGCCCAGGAGCGCCTGGCCACTGCTCTGCAGAAGCTGGAGGAAGCTGAGAAGGCAGCTGATGAAAGCGagag AGGCATGAAGGTCATCGAAAACAGGGCCATGAAAGATGAGGAGAAGATGGAGCTCCAGGAAATGCAGCTGAAAGAGGCAAAACACATTGCTGAGGAGGCCGACCGCAAATACGAGGAG GTCGCCCGCAAACTGGTCGTCCTTGAGGGAGAGCTGGAGCGCtcagaggagagagcagaggtGGCAGAGAG TAAATGTGGTGACCTAGAGGAGGAGCTGAAAATTGTCACCAACAACTTGAAGTCCCTGGAGGCCCAGGCTGACAAG TATTCCACCAAGGAGGACAAGTATGAGGAGGAAATCAAGCTTCTAGGGGAAAAACTGAAGGAG GCTGAGACCCGGGCAGAGTTTGCAGAGAGATCTGTGGCGAAGCTGGAGAAAACCATCGATGATCTAGAAG AGAGTCTGGCCAGTGCCAAAGAGGAGAACGTGGGCATCCATCAGGTCCTGGACCAGACTTTGTTGGAGCTGAACAACCTCTGA
- the TPM2 gene encoding tropomyosin beta chain isoform X8, translated as MEAIKKKMQMLKLDKENAIDRAEQAEADKKQAEDRCKQLEEEQQGLQKKLKGTEDEVEKYSESVKEAQEKLEQAEKKATDAEAEVASLNRRIQLVEEELDRAQERLATALQKLEEAEKAADESERGMKVIENRAMKDEEKMELQEMQLKEAKHIAEEADRKYEEVARKLVVLEGELERSEERAEVAESRVKQLEEELRIMDQSLKSLTASEEEYSTKEDKYEEEIKLLGEKLKEAETRAEFAERSVAKLEKTIDDLEERSRQEAEKNRVLTNELRVILTELNN; from the exons ATGGAAGCCATCAAGAAGAAGATGCAGATGCTGAAACTGGACAAGGAGAACGCCATCGACCGCGCTGAGCAGGCGGAGGCCGACAAGAAACAGGCGGAGGACCGCTGCAAGCAG CTGGAGGAGGAACAGCAGGGCCTACAAAAGAAACTGAAGGGCACAGAGGATGAGGTGGAGAAGTACTCTGAGTCCGTCAAGGAGGCCCAGGAGAagctggagcaggcagagaaGAAAGCTACAGAC GCTGAGGCTGAGGTGGCTTCTCTGAATCGCCGTATCCAGCTGGTGGAGGAGGAGCTGGACCGAGCCCAGGAGCGCCTGGCCACTGCTCTGCAGAAGCTGGAGGAAGCTGAGAAGGCAGCTGATGAAAGCGagag AGGCATGAAGGTCATCGAAAACAGGGCCATGAAAGATGAGGAGAAGATGGAGCTCCAGGAAATGCAGCTGAAAGAGGCAAAACACATTGCTGAGGAGGCCGACCGCAAATACGAGGAG GTCGCCCGCAAACTGGTCGTCCTTGAGGGAGAGCTGGAGCGCtcagaggagagagcagaggtGGCAGAGAG CCGAGTGAAACAGTTGGAAGAAGAGCTGCGGATCATGGACCAGTCTCTCAAATCCCTCACTGCCTCAGAGGAAGAG TATTCCACCAAGGAGGACAAGTATGAGGAGGAAATCAAGCTTCTAGGGGAAAAACTGAAGGAG GCTGAGACCCGGGCAGAGTTTGCAGAGAGATCTGTGGCGAAGCTGGAGAAAACCATCGATGATCTAGAAG AGCGTTCCCGGCAGGAGGCCGAGAAAAACCGCGTTCTCACTAATGAGCTGCGGGTCATCCTTACCGAACTTAACAACTGA
- the TPM2 gene encoding tropomyosin beta chain isoform X9, with protein sequence MEAIKKKMQMLKLDKENAIDRAEQAEADKKQAEDRCKQLEEEQQGLQKKLKGTEDEVEKYSESVKEAQEKLEQAEKKATDAEAEVASLNRRIQLVEEELDRAQERLATALQKLEEAEKAADESERGMKVIENRAMKDEEKMELQEMQLKEAKHIAEEADRKYEEVARKLVVLEGELERSEERAEVAESKCGDLEEELKIVTNNLKSLEAQADKYSTKEDKYEEEIKLLGEKLKEAETRAEFAERSVAKLEKTIDDLEERSRQEAEKNRVLTNELRVILTELNN encoded by the exons ATGGAAGCCATCAAGAAGAAGATGCAGATGCTGAAACTGGACAAGGAGAACGCCATCGACCGCGCTGAGCAGGCGGAGGCCGACAAGAAACAGGCGGAGGACCGCTGCAAGCAG CTGGAGGAGGAACAGCAGGGCCTACAAAAGAAACTGAAGGGCACAGAGGATGAGGTGGAGAAGTACTCTGAGTCCGTCAAGGAGGCCCAGGAGAagctggagcaggcagagaaGAAAGCTACAGAC GCTGAGGCTGAGGTGGCTTCTCTGAATCGCCGTATCCAGCTGGTGGAGGAGGAGCTGGACCGAGCCCAGGAGCGCCTGGCCACTGCTCTGCAGAAGCTGGAGGAAGCTGAGAAGGCAGCTGATGAAAGCGagag AGGCATGAAGGTCATCGAAAACAGGGCCATGAAAGATGAGGAGAAGATGGAGCTCCAGGAAATGCAGCTGAAAGAGGCAAAACACATTGCTGAGGAGGCCGACCGCAAATACGAGGAG GTCGCCCGCAAACTGGTCGTCCTTGAGGGAGAGCTGGAGCGCtcagaggagagagcagaggtGGCAGAGAG TAAATGTGGTGACCTAGAGGAGGAGCTGAAAATTGTCACCAACAACTTGAAGTCCCTGGAGGCCCAGGCTGACAAG TATTCCACCAAGGAGGACAAGTATGAGGAGGAAATCAAGCTTCTAGGGGAAAAACTGAAGGAG GCTGAGACCCGGGCAGAGTTTGCAGAGAGATCTGTGGCGAAGCTGGAGAAAACCATCGATGATCTAGAAG AGCGTTCCCGGCAGGAGGCCGAGAAAAACCGCGTTCTCACTAATGAGCTGCGGGTCATCCTTACCGAACTTAACAACTGA
- the TPM2 gene encoding tropomyosin beta chain isoform X3: MEAIKKKMQMLKLDKENAIDRAEQAEADKKQAEDRCKQVGVPRALPAFPGDPCLKGHEPRGPRGWQSTPSPGDTAIPPDTCPLSLPQLEEEQQGLQKKLKGTEDEVEKYSESVKEAQEKLEQAEKKATDAEAEVASLNRRIQLVEEELDRAQERLATALQKLEEAEKAADESERGMKVIENRAMKDEEKMELQEMQLKEAKHIAEEADRKYEEVARKLVVLEGELERSEERAEVAESKCGDLEEELKIVTNNLKSLEAQADKYSTKEDKYEEEIKLLGEKLKEAETRAEFAERSVAKLEKTIDDLEDEVYAQKMKYKAISEELDNALNDITSL; this comes from the exons ATGGAAGCCATCAAGAAGAAGATGCAGATGCTGAAACTGGACAAGGAGAACGCCATCGACCGCGCTGAGCAGGCGGAGGCCGACAAGAAACAGGCGGAGGACCGCTGCAAGCAGGTGGGTGTCCCACGGGCTCTCCCGGCATTTCCCGGGGACCCCTGCCTTAAGGGTCACGAGCCCCGGGGACCCC GAGGGTGGCAGtccacccccagccctggggacactgCCATCCCCCCTGACACCTGTCCTCTGTCCCTTCCCCAGCTGGAGGAGGAACAGCAGGGCCTACAAAAGAAACTGAAGGGCACAGAGGATGAGGTGGAGAAGTACTCTGAGTCCGTCAAGGAGGCCCAGGAGAagctggagcaggcagagaaGAAAGCTACAGAC GCTGAGGCTGAGGTGGCTTCTCTGAATCGCCGTATCCAGCTGGTGGAGGAGGAGCTGGACCGAGCCCAGGAGCGCCTGGCCACTGCTCTGCAGAAGCTGGAGGAAGCTGAGAAGGCAGCTGATGAAAGCGagag AGGCATGAAGGTCATCGAAAACAGGGCCATGAAAGATGAGGAGAAGATGGAGCTCCAGGAAATGCAGCTGAAAGAGGCAAAACACATTGCTGAGGAGGCCGACCGCAAATACGAGGAG GTCGCCCGCAAACTGGTCGTCCTTGAGGGAGAGCTGGAGCGCtcagaggagagagcagaggtGGCAGAGAG TAAATGTGGTGACCTAGAGGAGGAGCTGAAAATTGTCACCAACAACTTGAAGTCCCTGGAGGCCCAGGCTGACAAG TATTCCACCAAGGAGGACAAGTATGAGGAGGAAATCAAGCTTCTAGGGGAAAAACTGAAGGAG GCTGAGACCCGGGCAGAGTTTGCAGAGAGATCTGTGGCGAAGCTGGAGAAAACCATCGATGATCTAGAAG ACGAAGTGTATGCACAGAAGATGAAGTACAAAGCCATCAGTGAGGAGCTGGACAATGCACTTAACGACATCACCTCCCTCTGA
- the TPM2 gene encoding tropomyosin beta chain isoform X5, producing the protein MEAIKKKMQMLKLDKENAIDRAEQAEADKKQAEDRCKQLEEEQQGLQKKLKGTEDEVEKYSESVKEAQEKLEQAEKKATDAEAEVASLNRRIQLVEEELDRAQERLATALQKLEEAEKAADESERGMKVIENRAMKDEEKMELQEMQLKEAKHIAEEADRKYEEVARKLVVLEGELERSEERAEVAESRVKQLEEELRIMDQSLKSLTASEEEYSTKEDKYEEEIKLLGEKLKEAETRAEFAERSVAKLEKTIDDLEDEVYAQKMKYKAISEELDNALNDITSL; encoded by the exons ATGGAAGCCATCAAGAAGAAGATGCAGATGCTGAAACTGGACAAGGAGAACGCCATCGACCGCGCTGAGCAGGCGGAGGCCGACAAGAAACAGGCGGAGGACCGCTGCAAGCAG CTGGAGGAGGAACAGCAGGGCCTACAAAAGAAACTGAAGGGCACAGAGGATGAGGTGGAGAAGTACTCTGAGTCCGTCAAGGAGGCCCAGGAGAagctggagcaggcagagaaGAAAGCTACAGAC GCTGAGGCTGAGGTGGCTTCTCTGAATCGCCGTATCCAGCTGGTGGAGGAGGAGCTGGACCGAGCCCAGGAGCGCCTGGCCACTGCTCTGCAGAAGCTGGAGGAAGCTGAGAAGGCAGCTGATGAAAGCGagag AGGCATGAAGGTCATCGAAAACAGGGCCATGAAAGATGAGGAGAAGATGGAGCTCCAGGAAATGCAGCTGAAAGAGGCAAAACACATTGCTGAGGAGGCCGACCGCAAATACGAGGAG GTCGCCCGCAAACTGGTCGTCCTTGAGGGAGAGCTGGAGCGCtcagaggagagagcagaggtGGCAGAGAG CCGAGTGAAACAGTTGGAAGAAGAGCTGCGGATCATGGACCAGTCTCTCAAATCCCTCACTGCCTCAGAGGAAGAG TATTCCACCAAGGAGGACAAGTATGAGGAGGAAATCAAGCTTCTAGGGGAAAAACTGAAGGAG GCTGAGACCCGGGCAGAGTTTGCAGAGAGATCTGTGGCGAAGCTGGAGAAAACCATCGATGATCTAGAAG ACGAAGTGTATGCACAGAAGATGAAGTACAAAGCCATCAGTGAGGAGCTGGACAATGCACTTAACGACATCACCTCCCTCTGA
- the TPM2 gene encoding tropomyosin beta chain isoform X2, with amino-acid sequence MEAIKKKMQMLKLDKENAIDRAEQAEADKKQAEDRCKQVGVPRALPAFPGDPCLKGHEPRGPRGWQSTPSPGDTAIPPDTCPLSLPQLEEEQQGLQKKLKGTEDEVEKYSESVKEAQEKLEQAEKKATDAEAEVASLNRRIQLVEEELDRAQERLATALQKLEEAEKAADESERGMKVIENRAMKDEEKMELQEMQLKEAKHIAEEADRKYEEVARKLVVLEGELERSEERAEVAESKCGDLEEELKIVTNNLKSLEAQADKYSTKEDKYEEEIKLLGEKLKEAETRAEFAERSVAKLEKTIDDLEESLASAKEENVGIHQVLDQTLLELNNL; translated from the exons ATGGAAGCCATCAAGAAGAAGATGCAGATGCTGAAACTGGACAAGGAGAACGCCATCGACCGCGCTGAGCAGGCGGAGGCCGACAAGAAACAGGCGGAGGACCGCTGCAAGCAGGTGGGTGTCCCACGGGCTCTCCCGGCATTTCCCGGGGACCCCTGCCTTAAGGGTCACGAGCCCCGGGGACCCC GAGGGTGGCAGtccacccccagccctggggacactgCCATCCCCCCTGACACCTGTCCTCTGTCCCTTCCCCAGCTGGAGGAGGAACAGCAGGGCCTACAAAAGAAACTGAAGGGCACAGAGGATGAGGTGGAGAAGTACTCTGAGTCCGTCAAGGAGGCCCAGGAGAagctggagcaggcagagaaGAAAGCTACAGAC GCTGAGGCTGAGGTGGCTTCTCTGAATCGCCGTATCCAGCTGGTGGAGGAGGAGCTGGACCGAGCCCAGGAGCGCCTGGCCACTGCTCTGCAGAAGCTGGAGGAAGCTGAGAAGGCAGCTGATGAAAGCGagag AGGCATGAAGGTCATCGAAAACAGGGCCATGAAAGATGAGGAGAAGATGGAGCTCCAGGAAATGCAGCTGAAAGAGGCAAAACACATTGCTGAGGAGGCCGACCGCAAATACGAGGAG GTCGCCCGCAAACTGGTCGTCCTTGAGGGAGAGCTGGAGCGCtcagaggagagagcagaggtGGCAGAGAG TAAATGTGGTGACCTAGAGGAGGAGCTGAAAATTGTCACCAACAACTTGAAGTCCCTGGAGGCCCAGGCTGACAAG TATTCCACCAAGGAGGACAAGTATGAGGAGGAAATCAAGCTTCTAGGGGAAAAACTGAAGGAG GCTGAGACCCGGGCAGAGTTTGCAGAGAGATCTGTGGCGAAGCTGGAGAAAACCATCGATGATCTAGAAG AGAGTCTGGCCAGTGCCAAAGAGGAGAACGTGGGCATCCATCAGGTCCTGGACCAGACTTTGTTGGAGCTGAACAACCTCTGA
- the TPM2 gene encoding tropomyosin beta chain isoform X1: MEAIKKKMQMLKLDKENAIDRAEQAEADKKQAEDRCKQVGVPRALPAFPGDPCLKGHEPRGPRGWQSTPSPGDTAIPPDTCPLSLPQLEEEQQGLQKKLKGTEDEVEKYSESVKEAQEKLEQAEKKATDAEAEVASLNRRIQLVEEELDRAQERLATALQKLEEAEKAADESERGMKVIENRAMKDEEKMELQEMQLKEAKHIAEEADRKYEEVARKLVVLEGELERSEERAEVAESRVKQLEEELRIMDQSLKSLTASEEEYSTKEDKYEEEIKLLGEKLKEAETRAEFAERSVAKLEKTIDDLEDEVYAQKMKYKAISEELDNALNDITSL; the protein is encoded by the exons ATGGAAGCCATCAAGAAGAAGATGCAGATGCTGAAACTGGACAAGGAGAACGCCATCGACCGCGCTGAGCAGGCGGAGGCCGACAAGAAACAGGCGGAGGACCGCTGCAAGCAGGTGGGTGTCCCACGGGCTCTCCCGGCATTTCCCGGGGACCCCTGCCTTAAGGGTCACGAGCCCCGGGGACCCC GAGGGTGGCAGtccacccccagccctggggacactgCCATCCCCCCTGACACCTGTCCTCTGTCCCTTCCCCAGCTGGAGGAGGAACAGCAGGGCCTACAAAAGAAACTGAAGGGCACAGAGGATGAGGTGGAGAAGTACTCTGAGTCCGTCAAGGAGGCCCAGGAGAagctggagcaggcagagaaGAAAGCTACAGAC GCTGAGGCTGAGGTGGCTTCTCTGAATCGCCGTATCCAGCTGGTGGAGGAGGAGCTGGACCGAGCCCAGGAGCGCCTGGCCACTGCTCTGCAGAAGCTGGAGGAAGCTGAGAAGGCAGCTGATGAAAGCGagag AGGCATGAAGGTCATCGAAAACAGGGCCATGAAAGATGAGGAGAAGATGGAGCTCCAGGAAATGCAGCTGAAAGAGGCAAAACACATTGCTGAGGAGGCCGACCGCAAATACGAGGAG GTCGCCCGCAAACTGGTCGTCCTTGAGGGAGAGCTGGAGCGCtcagaggagagagcagaggtGGCAGAGAG CCGAGTGAAACAGTTGGAAGAAGAGCTGCGGATCATGGACCAGTCTCTCAAATCCCTCACTGCCTCAGAGGAAGAG TATTCCACCAAGGAGGACAAGTATGAGGAGGAAATCAAGCTTCTAGGGGAAAAACTGAAGGAG GCTGAGACCCGGGCAGAGTTTGCAGAGAGATCTGTGGCGAAGCTGGAGAAAACCATCGATGATCTAGAAG ACGAAGTGTATGCACAGAAGATGAAGTACAAAGCCATCAGTGAGGAGCTGGACAATGCACTTAACGACATCACCTCCCTCTGA
- the TPM2 gene encoding tropomyosin beta chain isoform X13, whose protein sequence is MAGISSIDAVKKKIQSLQQVADEAEERAEHLQREADAERQARERAEAEVASLNRRIQLVEEELDRAQERLATALQKLEEAEKAADESERGMKVIENRAMKDEEKMELQEMQLKEAKHIAEEADRKYEEVARKLVVLEGELERSEERAEVAESKCGDLEEELKIVTNNLKSLEAQADKYSTKEDKYEEEIKLLGEKLKEAETRAEFAERSVAKLEKTIDDLEDEVYAQKMKYKAISEELDNALNDITSL, encoded by the exons ATGGCCGGCATCAGCTCCATTGACGCCGTCAAGAAGAAGATCCAGAGCCTGCAGCAGGTGGCCGACGAGGCGGAGGAGCGCGCCGAGCACCTGCAGCGGGAGGCCGATGCCGAGCGGCAGGCCCGGGAGCGG GCTGAGGCTGAGGTGGCTTCTCTGAATCGCCGTATCCAGCTGGTGGAGGAGGAGCTGGACCGAGCCCAGGAGCGCCTGGCCACTGCTCTGCAGAAGCTGGAGGAAGCTGAGAAGGCAGCTGATGAAAGCGagag AGGCATGAAGGTCATCGAAAACAGGGCCATGAAAGATGAGGAGAAGATGGAGCTCCAGGAAATGCAGCTGAAAGAGGCAAAACACATTGCTGAGGAGGCCGACCGCAAATACGAGGAG GTCGCCCGCAAACTGGTCGTCCTTGAGGGAGAGCTGGAGCGCtcagaggagagagcagaggtGGCAGAGAG TAAATGTGGTGACCTAGAGGAGGAGCTGAAAATTGTCACCAACAACTTGAAGTCCCTGGAGGCCCAGGCTGACAAG TATTCCACCAAGGAGGACAAGTATGAGGAGGAAATCAAGCTTCTAGGGGAAAAACTGAAGGAG GCTGAGACCCGGGCAGAGTTTGCAGAGAGATCTGTGGCGAAGCTGGAGAAAACCATCGATGATCTAGAAG ACGAAGTGTATGCACAGAAGATGAAGTACAAAGCCATCAGTGAGGAGCTGGACAATGCACTTAACGACATCACCTCCCTCTGA
- the TPM2 gene encoding tropomyosin beta chain isoform X16 — MAGISSIDAVKKKIQSLQQVADEAEERAEHLQREADAERQARERAEAEVASLNRRIQLVEEELDRAQERLATALQKLEEAEKAADESERGMKVIENRAMKDEEKMELQEMQLKEAKHIAEEADRKYEEVARKLVVLEGELERSEERAEVAESRVKQLEEELRIMDQSLKSLTASEEEAETRAEFAERSVAKLEKTIDDLEESLASAKEENVGIHQVLDQTLLELNNL; from the exons ATGGCCGGCATCAGCTCCATTGACGCCGTCAAGAAGAAGATCCAGAGCCTGCAGCAGGTGGCCGACGAGGCGGAGGAGCGCGCCGAGCACCTGCAGCGGGAGGCCGATGCCGAGCGGCAGGCCCGGGAGCGG GCTGAGGCTGAGGTGGCTTCTCTGAATCGCCGTATCCAGCTGGTGGAGGAGGAGCTGGACCGAGCCCAGGAGCGCCTGGCCACTGCTCTGCAGAAGCTGGAGGAAGCTGAGAAGGCAGCTGATGAAAGCGagag AGGCATGAAGGTCATCGAAAACAGGGCCATGAAAGATGAGGAGAAGATGGAGCTCCAGGAAATGCAGCTGAAAGAGGCAAAACACATTGCTGAGGAGGCCGACCGCAAATACGAGGAG GTCGCCCGCAAACTGGTCGTCCTTGAGGGAGAGCTGGAGCGCtcagaggagagagcagaggtGGCAGAGAG CCGAGTGAAACAGTTGGAAGAAGAGCTGCGGATCATGGACCAGTCTCTCAAATCCCTCACTGCCTCAGAGGAAGAG GCTGAGACCCGGGCAGAGTTTGCAGAGAGATCTGTGGCGAAGCTGGAGAAAACCATCGATGATCTAGAAG AGAGTCTGGCCAGTGCCAAAGAGGAGAACGTGGGCATCCATCAGGTCCTGGACCAGACTTTGTTGGAGCTGAACAACCTCTGA
- the TPM2 gene encoding tropomyosin beta chain isoform X12, protein MAGISSIDAVKKKIQSLQQVADEAEERAEHLQREADAERQARERAEAEVASLNRRIQLVEEELDRAQERLATALQKLEEAEKAADESERGMKVIENRAMKDEEKMELQEMQLKEAKHIAEEADRKYEEVARKLVVLEGELERSEERAEVAESKCGDLEEELKIVTNNLKSLEAQADKYSTKEDKYEEEIKLLGEKLKEAETRAEFAERSVAKLEKTIDDLEESLASAKEENVGIHQVLDQTLLELNNL, encoded by the exons ATGGCCGGCATCAGCTCCATTGACGCCGTCAAGAAGAAGATCCAGAGCCTGCAGCAGGTGGCCGACGAGGCGGAGGAGCGCGCCGAGCACCTGCAGCGGGAGGCCGATGCCGAGCGGCAGGCCCGGGAGCGG GCTGAGGCTGAGGTGGCTTCTCTGAATCGCCGTATCCAGCTGGTGGAGGAGGAGCTGGACCGAGCCCAGGAGCGCCTGGCCACTGCTCTGCAGAAGCTGGAGGAAGCTGAGAAGGCAGCTGATGAAAGCGagag AGGCATGAAGGTCATCGAAAACAGGGCCATGAAAGATGAGGAGAAGATGGAGCTCCAGGAAATGCAGCTGAAAGAGGCAAAACACATTGCTGAGGAGGCCGACCGCAAATACGAGGAG GTCGCCCGCAAACTGGTCGTCCTTGAGGGAGAGCTGGAGCGCtcagaggagagagcagaggtGGCAGAGAG TAAATGTGGTGACCTAGAGGAGGAGCTGAAAATTGTCACCAACAACTTGAAGTCCCTGGAGGCCCAGGCTGACAAG TATTCCACCAAGGAGGACAAGTATGAGGAGGAAATCAAGCTTCTAGGGGAAAAACTGAAGGAG GCTGAGACCCGGGCAGAGTTTGCAGAGAGATCTGTGGCGAAGCTGGAGAAAACCATCGATGATCTAGAAG AGAGTCTGGCCAGTGCCAAAGAGGAGAACGTGGGCATCCATCAGGTCCTGGACCAGACTTTGTTGGAGCTGAACAACCTCTGA